A portion of the Balearica regulorum gibbericeps isolate bBalReg1 chromosome 35, bBalReg1.pri, whole genome shotgun sequence genome contains these proteins:
- the RBM10 gene encoding RNA-binding protein 10 isoform X3 has translation MAGALAGRPAPLHLPPGKAPPPAGRAAALANGEGRGADGRAERPMEAWRGRPWELGAGRARSGAAILLLGSGGCGAAGTGTSTMEYERRGGRGDRTGRYGGTPAPPEEGSRTQRDHDYRDMDYRGYGGPPEGPPAPGTPPQASYEGSEPPRKRDPAPAPPTLPFGADGDYRDQDYRPEATEEEPRASTIVMLRMLPQAATENDIRAQLQAQGVQPREVRLMRNKSSGQSRGFAFVEFNHVQDAARWMDANQQGLSLLGQRVSLHYSDPKPKINEDWLCAKCGVQNFKRREKCFKCGVPKAEAEQRGPGGPRPELVPGGAGLLPLPQPYGPTLGGTPGAPQSGTEPGADNANDTIILRNLHPQSSLESILAALAPFAALSAANVRVIKDRQTQLNRGFAFVQLATIVEASQLLQMLQALHPPLHIDGKSINVEFAKGSKREVQGAGPGEGPPRASAASVASTAIAAAQWALSQAAPGGETTWAGGEEPPSDFTSFYQSEESFTTPAPALYGSAYLKAPAAPPPAPALSGSAPAKGDGPAPGAEEPAVPGLDPPGGGGGSFPRAPPGAPPYPSPAAESPAGNPPGAPTQSYAGSLKTETPSPAPPGPPPAAPPSSESYGQYPVPDVSTYQYDETSGYYYDPLTGLYYDPHSQYYYDAGAGQYLYWDGERRTYLAAPPAEPPPGPPGPPGPPKEPKDKKEKHKTKTAQQIAKDMERWARSLNKQRESGRSAGPPPPPREDERREAAAADAGYAILEKKGALAERQHPPVELPKLSPPRGLVAAYSGESESEEEGERGPERPGEPLTDWHKLACLLCRRQFPSKEALLRHQQLSGLHKQNLELQRRSHPPPPEGLDRGDMEMKYRDRAAERREKQGGPDPPEPKRRKFGGAPPTLGAAERPLPRDPPPGCRVLPGPAGTERGGRRRHQAPPRPRPGTVTRFSEGP, from the exons ATGGCCGGCGCTCTCGCGGGGCGCCCCGCCCCCTTGCACCTCCCTCCAGGTaaggccccgcccccggcggGGCGCGCGGCGGCGCTGGCCAATGGAGAGGGCAGAGGAGCGGACGGACGGGCGGAGCGTCCAATGGAAGCCTGGCGGGGGCGGCCGTGGGAGCTCGGGGCGGGCCGAGCGCGGAGCGGCGCCGCCATTTTGCTGCTCGGGAGCGGCGGCTGCGGAGCGGCGGGGACAG GTACCAGCACCATGGAGTACGAACGCAG GGGGGGTCGCGGGGACCGGACGGGACGCTACGGgggcaccccagcccctcccgAAGAAGGCTCCCGTACCCAACGGGATCACGACTATCGTGACATGGACTATCGTGGCTACGGGGGTCCCCCGGAgggcccccccgcccctgggaccccccctcAG GCTTCCTACGAGGGTTCGGAGCCCCCCCGGAAGCGAGaccccgccccggcccccccgacGTTACCGTTCGGTGCCGACGGTGACTACCGGGACCAGGATTACCGGCCCGAAGCGACCGAGGAGGAGCCGCGGGCCAGCACCATCGTCATGCTCCGCATGCTGCCCCAGGCCGCCACCGAGAATGAT ATCCGGGCGCAGCTGCAGGCGCAGGGGGTGCAGCCCCGCGAGGTGCGACTGATGCGCAACAAGTCCTCAG GTCAGAGCCGCGGCTTCGCCTTCGTGGAGTTTAACCACGTCCAGGACGCGGCGCGGTGGATGGACGCCAACCAG CAGGGGCTGAGCCTGCTGGGGCAGCGCGTCTCCCTGCACTACAGCGACCCCAAGCCCAAGATCAACGAGGACTGGCTCTGCGCTAAg TGCGGGGTGCAGAACTTCAAGCGGCGGGAGAAGTGCTTCAAGTGCGGCGTCCCCAAAGCCG AAGCGGAGCAGCGAGGGCCCGGGGGTCCCCGCCCCGAATTggtgccggggggggcggggctgctgcccctcccccAACCCTACGGCCCCACCCTGGGGGGGACCCCGGGTGCACCCCAAAGTGGGACAGAGCCGGGAGCCGATAACGCCAACGACA CCATCATCCTCCGCAACCTGCACCCCCAAAGCAGCCTGGAGTCCATCTTGGCCGCCCTCGCCCCCTTTGCCGCGCTCTCGGCCGCCAACGTTCGCGTCATCAAGGACCGGCAGACCCAGCTCAACCGCGGCTTCGCCTTCGTCCAGCTCGCCACCATCGTG gaagCCTCCCAGCTGTTACAGATGTTGCAGGCCCTGCACCCCCCCCTCCACATCGACGGCAAAAGCATCAATGTCGAGTTCGCCAAAGGCTCCAAGCG GGAGGTgcagggggcggggccaggggAGGGCCCGCCCCGCGCCAGCGCTGCCTCTGTGGCTTCGACTGCCATTGCTGCTGCCCAATGGGCGCTCTCCCAG gctgcccCGGGTGGAGAAACCACCTGGGCCGGGGGGGAGGAGCCTCCCAGTGACTTCACCAGCTTCTACCAATCGGAGGAGAGCTTCACCACGCCCGCCCCTGCCCTCTATGGCTCCGCCTACCTGAAggcccccgcggccccgccccctGCTCCCGCCCTCTCTGGCTCCGCCCCTGCCAAGGGTGATGGCCCCGCCCCTG GCGCAGAGGAGCCGGCGGTGCCGGGGCTGGACCCcccggggggagggggcggctcCTTCCCCCGCGCCCCCCCTGGAGCCCCCCCGTACCCCTCCCCTGCTGCCGAAAGCCCCGCCGGGAACCCCCCGGGAGCCCCCACCCAG agctACGCGGGGTCCCTCAAGACCGAgacccccagcccggccccccccgggccccccccggccgccccccccaGTTCTGAGTCCTACGGCCAGTACC cggTTCCAGATGTTTCCACCTACCAGTACGACGAGACGTCGGGGTACTACTACGACCCCCTCACCGGCCTCTACTACGACCCCCACTCCCAG TACTACTACGACGCGGGGGCGGGGCAGTACCTGTACTGGGACGGGGAGCGTCGCACCTACCTGGCGGCCCCCCCCGCCGaacccccccccggcccccccgggcccccGGGCCCCCCCAAGGAGCCCAAGGACAAGAAGGAGAAGCACAAGACGAAGACGGCTCAGCAG ATCGCCAAGGACATGGAGCGGTGGGCGCGCAGCCTGAACAAGCAGCGGGAGAGCGGGCGCAGCGCCgggccccccccacccccccgtgAGGACGAGAGGCGCGAGGCGGCTGCTGCCGACGCCGGTTACGCCATCCTGGAGAAGAAg ggtgcTCTGGCCGAGCGGCAGCACCCACCCGTGGAGCTGCCCAAGCTG agccccccgcGGGGGCTGGTGGCCGCCTACAGCGGGGAGAGCGAGAGCGAGGAAGAGGGGGAGCGCGGCCCCGAGCGCCCCGGGGAGCCCCTGACCGACTGGCACAAGCTGGCCTGCCTGCTCTGCCGCCGCCAGTTCCCCAGCAAGGAGGCCCTGCTGCGCCACCAGCAGCTCTCGGGGCTCCACAAG caaaaCCTGGAGCTGCAGCGCCGGAgccacccgcccccccccgagGGGCTGGACCGAGGGGACATGGAG atgaAGTACCGGGACCGTGCAGCCGAGCGGCGGGAGAAGCAGGGGGGCCCCGACCCCCCCGAGCCCAAGCGGCGCAAATTCGGGGGGGCCCCCCCCACCCTCGG GGCAGCGGAGCGGCCCCTCCCCCGTgacccccccccgggctgccgCGTGCTGCCGGGCCCCGCCGGGACGGagaggggggggcggcggcggcaccaG gccccgccccggccccgccccgggACCGTGACGCGTTTCAGCGAAGGCCCCTGA
- the RBM10 gene encoding RNA-binding protein 10 isoform X4 — translation MAGALAGRPAPLHLPPGKAPPPAGRAAALANGEGRGADGRAERPMEAWRGRPWELGAGRARSGAAILLLGSGGCGAAGTGTSTMEYERRGGRGDRTGRYGGTPAPPEEGSRTQRDHDYRDMDYRGYGGPPEGPPAPGTPPQASYEGSEPPRKRDPAPAPPTLPFGADGDYRDQDYRPEATEEEPRASTIVMLRMLPQAATENDIRAQLQAQGVQPREVRLMRNKSSGQSRGFAFVEFNHVQDAARWMDANQQGLSLLGQRVSLHYSDPKPKINEDWLCAKCGVQNFKRREKCFKCGVPKAEAEQRGPGGPRPELVPGGAGLLPLPQPYGPTLGGTPGAPQSGTEPGADNANDTIILRNLHPQSSLESILAALAPFAALSAANVRVIKDRQTQLNRGFAFVQLATIVEASQLLQMLQALHPPLHIDGKSINVEFAKGSKREVQGAGPGEGPPRASAASVASTAIAAAQWALSQAAPGGETTWAGGEEPPSDFTSFYQSEESFTTPAPALYGSAYLKAPAAPPPAPALSGSAPAKGDGPAPGAEEPAVPGLDPPGGGGGSFPRAPPGAPPYPSPAAESPAGNPPGAPTQSYAGSLKTETPSPAPPGPPPAAPPSSESYGQYPVPDVSTYQYDETSGYYYDPLTGLYYDPHSQYYYDAGAGQYLYWDGERRTYLAAPPAEPPPGPPGPPGPPKEPKDKKEKHKTKTAQQIAKDMERWARSLNKQRESGRSAGPPPPPREDERREAAAADAGYAILEKKGALAERQHPPVELPKLVSDERLSPPRGLVAAYSGESESEEEGERGPERPGEPLTDWHKLACLLCRRQFPSKEALLRHQQLSGLHKQNLELQRRSHPPPPEGLDRGDMEMKYRDRAAERREKQGGPDPPEPKRRKFGGAPPTLGPRPGPAPGP, via the exons ATGGCCGGCGCTCTCGCGGGGCGCCCCGCCCCCTTGCACCTCCCTCCAGGTaaggccccgcccccggcggGGCGCGCGGCGGCGCTGGCCAATGGAGAGGGCAGAGGAGCGGACGGACGGGCGGAGCGTCCAATGGAAGCCTGGCGGGGGCGGCCGTGGGAGCTCGGGGCGGGCCGAGCGCGGAGCGGCGCCGCCATTTTGCTGCTCGGGAGCGGCGGCTGCGGAGCGGCGGGGACAG GTACCAGCACCATGGAGTACGAACGCAG GGGGGGTCGCGGGGACCGGACGGGACGCTACGGgggcaccccagcccctcccgAAGAAGGCTCCCGTACCCAACGGGATCACGACTATCGTGACATGGACTATCGTGGCTACGGGGGTCCCCCGGAgggcccccccgcccctgggaccccccctcAG GCTTCCTACGAGGGTTCGGAGCCCCCCCGGAAGCGAGaccccgccccggcccccccgacGTTACCGTTCGGTGCCGACGGTGACTACCGGGACCAGGATTACCGGCCCGAAGCGACCGAGGAGGAGCCGCGGGCCAGCACCATCGTCATGCTCCGCATGCTGCCCCAGGCCGCCACCGAGAATGAT ATCCGGGCGCAGCTGCAGGCGCAGGGGGTGCAGCCCCGCGAGGTGCGACTGATGCGCAACAAGTCCTCAG GTCAGAGCCGCGGCTTCGCCTTCGTGGAGTTTAACCACGTCCAGGACGCGGCGCGGTGGATGGACGCCAACCAG CAGGGGCTGAGCCTGCTGGGGCAGCGCGTCTCCCTGCACTACAGCGACCCCAAGCCCAAGATCAACGAGGACTGGCTCTGCGCTAAg TGCGGGGTGCAGAACTTCAAGCGGCGGGAGAAGTGCTTCAAGTGCGGCGTCCCCAAAGCCG AAGCGGAGCAGCGAGGGCCCGGGGGTCCCCGCCCCGAATTggtgccggggggggcggggctgctgcccctcccccAACCCTACGGCCCCACCCTGGGGGGGACCCCGGGTGCACCCCAAAGTGGGACAGAGCCGGGAGCCGATAACGCCAACGACA CCATCATCCTCCGCAACCTGCACCCCCAAAGCAGCCTGGAGTCCATCTTGGCCGCCCTCGCCCCCTTTGCCGCGCTCTCGGCCGCCAACGTTCGCGTCATCAAGGACCGGCAGACCCAGCTCAACCGCGGCTTCGCCTTCGTCCAGCTCGCCACCATCGTG gaagCCTCCCAGCTGTTACAGATGTTGCAGGCCCTGCACCCCCCCCTCCACATCGACGGCAAAAGCATCAATGTCGAGTTCGCCAAAGGCTCCAAGCG GGAGGTgcagggggcggggccaggggAGGGCCCGCCCCGCGCCAGCGCTGCCTCTGTGGCTTCGACTGCCATTGCTGCTGCCCAATGGGCGCTCTCCCAG gctgcccCGGGTGGAGAAACCACCTGGGCCGGGGGGGAGGAGCCTCCCAGTGACTTCACCAGCTTCTACCAATCGGAGGAGAGCTTCACCACGCCCGCCCCTGCCCTCTATGGCTCCGCCTACCTGAAggcccccgcggccccgccccctGCTCCCGCCCTCTCTGGCTCCGCCCCTGCCAAGGGTGATGGCCCCGCCCCTG GCGCAGAGGAGCCGGCGGTGCCGGGGCTGGACCCcccggggggagggggcggctcCTTCCCCCGCGCCCCCCCTGGAGCCCCCCCGTACCCCTCCCCTGCTGCCGAAAGCCCCGCCGGGAACCCCCCGGGAGCCCCCACCCAG agctACGCGGGGTCCCTCAAGACCGAgacccccagcccggccccccccgggccccccccggccgccccccccaGTTCTGAGTCCTACGGCCAGTACC cggTTCCAGATGTTTCCACCTACCAGTACGACGAGACGTCGGGGTACTACTACGACCCCCTCACCGGCCTCTACTACGACCCCCACTCCCAG TACTACTACGACGCGGGGGCGGGGCAGTACCTGTACTGGGACGGGGAGCGTCGCACCTACCTGGCGGCCCCCCCCGCCGaacccccccccggcccccccgggcccccGGGCCCCCCCAAGGAGCCCAAGGACAAGAAGGAGAAGCACAAGACGAAGACGGCTCAGCAG ATCGCCAAGGACATGGAGCGGTGGGCGCGCAGCCTGAACAAGCAGCGGGAGAGCGGGCGCAGCGCCgggccccccccacccccccgtgAGGACGAGAGGCGCGAGGCGGCTGCTGCCGACGCCGGTTACGCCATCCTGGAGAAGAAg ggtgcTCTGGCCGAGCGGCAGCACCCACCCGTGGAGCTGCCCAAGCTGGTGAGCGACGAGCGGCTG agccccccgcGGGGGCTGGTGGCCGCCTACAGCGGGGAGAGCGAGAGCGAGGAAGAGGGGGAGCGCGGCCCCGAGCGCCCCGGGGAGCCCCTGACCGACTGGCACAAGCTGGCCTGCCTGCTCTGCCGCCGCCAGTTCCCCAGCAAGGAGGCCCTGCTGCGCCACCAGCAGCTCTCGGGGCTCCACAAG caaaaCCTGGAGCTGCAGCGCCGGAgccacccgcccccccccgagGGGCTGGACCGAGGGGACATGGAG atgaAGTACCGGGACCGTGCAGCCGAGCGGCGGGAGAAGCAGGGGGGCCCCGACCCCCCCGAGCCCAAGCGGCGCAAATTCGGGGGGGCCCCCCCCACCCTCGG gccccgccccggccccgccccgggACCGTGA
- the RBM10 gene encoding RNA-binding protein 10 isoform X1: MAGALAGRPAPLHLPPGKAPPPAGRAAALANGEGRGADGRAERPMEAWRGRPWELGAGRARSGAAILLLGSGGCGAAGTGTSTMEYERRGGRGDRTGRYGGTPAPPEEGSRTQRDHDYRDMDYRGYGGPPEGPPAPGTPPQASYEGSEPPRKRDPAPAPPTLPFGADGDYRDQDYRPEATEEEPRASTIVMLRMLPQAATENDIRAQLQAQGVQPREVRLMRNKSSGQSRGFAFVEFNHVQDAARWMDANQQGLSLLGQRVSLHYSDPKPKINEDWLCAKCGVQNFKRREKCFKCGVPKAEAEQRGPGGPRPELVPGGAGLLPLPQPYGPTLGGTPGAPQSGTEPGADNANDTIILRNLHPQSSLESILAALAPFAALSAANVRVIKDRQTQLNRGFAFVQLATIVEASQLLQMLQALHPPLHIDGKSINVEFAKGSKREVQGAGPGEGPPRASAASVASTAIAAAQWALSQAAPGGETTWAGGEEPPSDFTSFYQSEESFTTPAPALYGSAYLKAPAAPPPAPALSGSAPAKGDGPAPGAEEPAVPGLDPPGGGGGSFPRAPPGAPPYPSPAAESPAGNPPGAPTQSYAGSLKTETPSPAPPGPPPAAPPSSESYGQYPVPDVSTYQYDETSGYYYDPLTGLYYDPHSQYYYDAGAGQYLYWDGERRTYLAAPPAEPPPGPPGPPGPPKEPKDKKEKHKTKTAQQIAKDMERWARSLNKQRESGRSAGPPPPPREDERREAAAADAGYAILEKKGALAERQHPPVELPKLVSDERLSPPRGLVAAYSGESESEEEGERGPERPGEPLTDWHKLACLLCRRQFPSKEALLRHQQLSGLHKQNLELQRRSHPPPPEGLDRGDMEMKYRDRAAERREKQGGPDPPEPKRRKFGGAPPTLGAAERPLPRDPPPGCRVLPGPAGTERGGRRRHQAPPRPRPGTVTRFSEGP, encoded by the exons ATGGCCGGCGCTCTCGCGGGGCGCCCCGCCCCCTTGCACCTCCCTCCAGGTaaggccccgcccccggcggGGCGCGCGGCGGCGCTGGCCAATGGAGAGGGCAGAGGAGCGGACGGACGGGCGGAGCGTCCAATGGAAGCCTGGCGGGGGCGGCCGTGGGAGCTCGGGGCGGGCCGAGCGCGGAGCGGCGCCGCCATTTTGCTGCTCGGGAGCGGCGGCTGCGGAGCGGCGGGGACAG GTACCAGCACCATGGAGTACGAACGCAG GGGGGGTCGCGGGGACCGGACGGGACGCTACGGgggcaccccagcccctcccgAAGAAGGCTCCCGTACCCAACGGGATCACGACTATCGTGACATGGACTATCGTGGCTACGGGGGTCCCCCGGAgggcccccccgcccctgggaccccccctcAG GCTTCCTACGAGGGTTCGGAGCCCCCCCGGAAGCGAGaccccgccccggcccccccgacGTTACCGTTCGGTGCCGACGGTGACTACCGGGACCAGGATTACCGGCCCGAAGCGACCGAGGAGGAGCCGCGGGCCAGCACCATCGTCATGCTCCGCATGCTGCCCCAGGCCGCCACCGAGAATGAT ATCCGGGCGCAGCTGCAGGCGCAGGGGGTGCAGCCCCGCGAGGTGCGACTGATGCGCAACAAGTCCTCAG GTCAGAGCCGCGGCTTCGCCTTCGTGGAGTTTAACCACGTCCAGGACGCGGCGCGGTGGATGGACGCCAACCAG CAGGGGCTGAGCCTGCTGGGGCAGCGCGTCTCCCTGCACTACAGCGACCCCAAGCCCAAGATCAACGAGGACTGGCTCTGCGCTAAg TGCGGGGTGCAGAACTTCAAGCGGCGGGAGAAGTGCTTCAAGTGCGGCGTCCCCAAAGCCG AAGCGGAGCAGCGAGGGCCCGGGGGTCCCCGCCCCGAATTggtgccggggggggcggggctgctgcccctcccccAACCCTACGGCCCCACCCTGGGGGGGACCCCGGGTGCACCCCAAAGTGGGACAGAGCCGGGAGCCGATAACGCCAACGACA CCATCATCCTCCGCAACCTGCACCCCCAAAGCAGCCTGGAGTCCATCTTGGCCGCCCTCGCCCCCTTTGCCGCGCTCTCGGCCGCCAACGTTCGCGTCATCAAGGACCGGCAGACCCAGCTCAACCGCGGCTTCGCCTTCGTCCAGCTCGCCACCATCGTG gaagCCTCCCAGCTGTTACAGATGTTGCAGGCCCTGCACCCCCCCCTCCACATCGACGGCAAAAGCATCAATGTCGAGTTCGCCAAAGGCTCCAAGCG GGAGGTgcagggggcggggccaggggAGGGCCCGCCCCGCGCCAGCGCTGCCTCTGTGGCTTCGACTGCCATTGCTGCTGCCCAATGGGCGCTCTCCCAG gctgcccCGGGTGGAGAAACCACCTGGGCCGGGGGGGAGGAGCCTCCCAGTGACTTCACCAGCTTCTACCAATCGGAGGAGAGCTTCACCACGCCCGCCCCTGCCCTCTATGGCTCCGCCTACCTGAAggcccccgcggccccgccccctGCTCCCGCCCTCTCTGGCTCCGCCCCTGCCAAGGGTGATGGCCCCGCCCCTG GCGCAGAGGAGCCGGCGGTGCCGGGGCTGGACCCcccggggggagggggcggctcCTTCCCCCGCGCCCCCCCTGGAGCCCCCCCGTACCCCTCCCCTGCTGCCGAAAGCCCCGCCGGGAACCCCCCGGGAGCCCCCACCCAG agctACGCGGGGTCCCTCAAGACCGAgacccccagcccggccccccccgggccccccccggccgccccccccaGTTCTGAGTCCTACGGCCAGTACC cggTTCCAGATGTTTCCACCTACCAGTACGACGAGACGTCGGGGTACTACTACGACCCCCTCACCGGCCTCTACTACGACCCCCACTCCCAG TACTACTACGACGCGGGGGCGGGGCAGTACCTGTACTGGGACGGGGAGCGTCGCACCTACCTGGCGGCCCCCCCCGCCGaacccccccccggcccccccgggcccccGGGCCCCCCCAAGGAGCCCAAGGACAAGAAGGAGAAGCACAAGACGAAGACGGCTCAGCAG ATCGCCAAGGACATGGAGCGGTGGGCGCGCAGCCTGAACAAGCAGCGGGAGAGCGGGCGCAGCGCCgggccccccccacccccccgtgAGGACGAGAGGCGCGAGGCGGCTGCTGCCGACGCCGGTTACGCCATCCTGGAGAAGAAg ggtgcTCTGGCCGAGCGGCAGCACCCACCCGTGGAGCTGCCCAAGCTGGTGAGCGACGAGCGGCTG agccccccgcGGGGGCTGGTGGCCGCCTACAGCGGGGAGAGCGAGAGCGAGGAAGAGGGGGAGCGCGGCCCCGAGCGCCCCGGGGAGCCCCTGACCGACTGGCACAAGCTGGCCTGCCTGCTCTGCCGCCGCCAGTTCCCCAGCAAGGAGGCCCTGCTGCGCCACCAGCAGCTCTCGGGGCTCCACAAG caaaaCCTGGAGCTGCAGCGCCGGAgccacccgcccccccccgagGGGCTGGACCGAGGGGACATGGAG atgaAGTACCGGGACCGTGCAGCCGAGCGGCGGGAGAAGCAGGGGGGCCCCGACCCCCCCGAGCCCAAGCGGCGCAAATTCGGGGGGGCCCCCCCCACCCTCGG GGCAGCGGAGCGGCCCCTCCCCCGTgacccccccccgggctgccgCGTGCTGCCGGGCCCCGCCGGGACGGagaggggggggcggcggcggcaccaG gccccgccccggccccgccccgggACCGTGACGCGTTTCAGCGAAGGCCCCTGA